CAAATCCCCGGTTGCAGTGAAAACGATGATTCTCAACACAATGATGGCTGCACGTCGTTCTACCAAACCAGGGAGAACACCACCTATAAATATGTGGCTAGAACGAACGTCGCTTGATGATACAAACTCGCTGATTCCCCAGGCCTTGCAATTCATATCGTTGTTCGAGAGACACCCTGCTGCTGCAAATTGTGGTGGCTGTGATCTCAGGTAAATAGACAAGCTTACACCATTGGAGCATTCTTAGGCTAATTTTGATTTAATTCTTTATTCAGAGCTGCCTACGACTACGTTTCTCGCATGACACGCAACCAACCTACTGCTGAGCTGTCAACAAATActagaagaattatttttaaagctATTTCAAAGACGGTCAGCAAAATGAGATTAAGCAGTCCTGAGAGCTTATTCCAGGCTATTAATAACGTAAACAAAACAGCCTTGCAAAAGGATTACACTCACAATACCGTAAGCCATTTGAATAACGTCCGGTTGTTTGAAACCTCATATCCCAGAACTGACCAGGATCTGATCTGTATTTGATTAGGACACACGTTATTTTTACTTTGTAGAAAACGCAACATAACGCTGGACCTCACAAAGTGCTACAAGAGTTGAACACATTCATGGTACCAACTGTGCAGCTTCGCAAGCCttgatttcatttcaatcaaGGTCTGAACTATCATGGGTAGTTATTTCTATTATCTAAGACTATTTTCTCTTGTAAGGTGTAACTCTCAAGAGGCACGCTGAGTACAGGATACCCAGAGGTGATGACatattttgacaatttttaatgaattctttttcattctttctctTATATCAAGAatcctcttttttttaatattcattcCGCAAAAACTATCTTTTTCTACATTGTTTGAGCTtttgattgaagaaaaaacctgTATAAATCGATTAATTTAATCGtaagatataaataattagCCACACGGGTATGACATACCCATGTGCTTTTGAATCGGAAAGCTGTGATAGTGTACCTCTCGAGGATTAAGCTCAGTTGATGCAGTTTCACCAATTGATAATCAGCCGAATTAGACGATAATCCTTTTTCATAGATCAAATACTGATCCAATCaacttaaatattttttatttcatgtgtGATAAACAATTGCGTTAATTTAATAACTAAGTAATACATACAATACGTGTAATatagataaaatattatttaaaaatttttgtttcgttacacgaattatttataacaatgattgaataaaaatagtgTACATGTTTGTATctttacaatatatatgtataatacacgcaaaaaatttctaatttcaaaacaataaaataccCAACagtttttaaaacttttgttgggaaattgataacaattttattactattcatgGTTTGTGATCGATGGTTGAAAGAGTTATGTACACTATGGAAGgacataaatttgaaaaactgtgtTGTGTCAGGATCATTTACTGATAACGTTGCACTTTGATCGAATTTAACTTCCTTTTGCTTTTCAAAGGATTAGTTAAATACAGAATAAAATTACGTCATACGGAAATTTCCTCTTATAAGGCACTACAGTTTTCAACAATATGCCTCAGTAATGTGCAAAATATTCTgttatgataaaataaagatGATCATACAACAGAGACTCAAAGGTGCGGTATAGTATTCGGTATTCAGGTAAATTAAGAAGACTGGTAATGTTCGGTATTGAAAGTCAAGTGATGGTTCAAATGGATgggaatgtaaattttttcatagcCTATCGATTATACTTTCACATACATCGCTCAACATCAATGAACCATGAATCCCAACTAGCTTGAAACTTTTTGTGAAACATTTAAAAGTCTGATAGCAACATCACGGAAGAACAACTGCTTGCTGCacgtatttatat
The sequence above is drawn from the Neodiprion pinetum isolate iyNeoPine1 chromosome 2, iyNeoPine1.2, whole genome shotgun sequence genome and encodes:
- the LOC124211460 gene encoding uncharacterized protein; this translates as MSEKRVHQPVARYKGYEANNEWTNDEKVLLLKGLKKYGHKDISSIAKLVPSKSPVAVKTMILNTMMAARRSTKPGRTPPINMWLERTSLDDTNSLIPQALQFISLFERHPAAANCGGCDLRAAYDYVSRMTRNQPTAELSTNTRRIIFKAISKTVSKMRLSSPESLFQAINNVNKTALQKDYTHNTKTQHNAGPHKVLQELNTFMVPTVQLRKP